A genomic region of Arachis hypogaea cultivar Tifrunner chromosome 5, arahy.Tifrunner.gnm2.J5K5, whole genome shotgun sequence contains the following coding sequences:
- the LOC112800769 gene encoding ribosomal RNA small subunit methyltransferase, mitochondrial, whose amino-acid sequence MLGAPRRVLGLIPYSLQKLSPRQLHHHDVNNGGGGNSEKEESFRFYKSRGQHILVNPRILDTIVRRSAINPTDTVLEIGPGTGNLTLKLLEAAHRVVAVEIDDRMVHVLEKRVLQHGLRHKLNVIQKDALRILFPHFDLVVANIPYGISSPLLMKLVYGACPFRSATLLLQKEFAGRLLANPGDSEFNRLAVNVKLVADVEFVMDVSKRDFLPCPKVDSSVVIIRPKDQVPDVDMREWRAFTRTCFSRKNKTLGATFKQKSKLLSLSKLSNVSGFAEEEEEDDDDHDHDEGGSQRSFKEKIIGVLKTGGYEDKRPSKLSIEELLHLLSLFNGAGIYFHDCRKNSNEDRFDEDDG is encoded by the exons ATGCTTGGAGCCCCAAGGCGCGTCCTTGGGTTAATCCCCTATAGTCTACAAAAACTGTCACCGCGGCAACTGCACCACCACGATGTCAACAATGGTGGCGGTGGCAATAGTGAAAAAGAAGAGAGCTTTCGTTTCTACAAGAGCAGAGGTCAACACATTCTCGTCAACCCTCGAATTCTCGACACCATCGTTCGGAGGTCCGCTATCAATCCCACTGACACTGTCCTCGAGATAGGACCCGGCACCGGCAACCTCACCCTCAAGCTTCTAGAAGCCGCCCACAGGGTCGTCGCCGTCGAGATCGACGATCGTATGGTACATGTACTCGAGAAGCGCGTCCTACAACACGGCCTCCGCCACAAGCTCAac GTTATACAAAAAGATGCGTTGCGAATACTATTCCCACACTTTGATCTCGTGGTGGCGAACATTCCTTATGGGATTTCGTCACCTCTTCTGATGAAACTGGTGTATGGAGCATGCCCATTTAGGAGTGCAACTCTTCTGCTTCAGAAGGAGTTTGCTGGAAGGTTACTGGCCAATCCCGGTGACTCTGAGTTCAACCGATTGGCGGTGAACGTGAAGCTTGTGGCTGACGTGGAGTTTGTCATGGATGTTAGCAAGAGGGACTTTCTGCCATGCCCCAAAGTTGATTCCTCTGTTGTCATAATCCGCCCCAAGGATCAGGTTCCAGATGTTGATATGCGTGAGTGGAGGGCCTTCACCAGGACTTGTTTTAGCAGGAAGAACAAGACACTTGGGGCCACCTTTAAGCAAAAGTCCAAACTTTTAAGCTTGTCCAAACTGTCCAATGTATCTGGTTTtgccgaagaagaagaagaagatgatgatgatcatgaccATGACGAAGGGGGGTCTCAGAGGTCTTTTAAGGAAAAGATTATTGGGGTGCTTAAAACGGGAGGGTATGAAGACAAACGGCCTTCCAAACTTTCTATTGAGGAATTGCTGCATTTGCTCTCATTGTTCAATGGAGCTGGCATATATTTTCATGACTGTCGCAAGAACTCTAATGAAGATAGATTTGATGAAGATGATGGCTAG
- the LOC112800770 gene encoding 3-epi-6-deoxocathasterone 23-monooxygenase CYP90C1, with product MNPKPPRVTAYDLVVGIYSQREHHKQDMAWMIVTGVIICFITSLCWWLLRENNKKKKKKKVVRKGKVPEGRWGWPIIGETLDFIASGYTSQPQPLTFLEKRKSMYGNVFKTSILGSSVIVSTEVEVNKVVLMNQGNMFVPAYPKSIRELMGEHSILHMNGTLHRKMHALIGGFLRSPHLKARITTDIERAVKQCLATWTSHQSIYVQDQVKMITFSVLVKVLMSVGAGEELKLLKKEFEEFIKGLICLPLKFPGTRLYKSLKAKERMVKIVKRIIEERKKKKKEKASNEEEKDVVDVVLGNEWNPELTLEMMSSNIIEMMIPGEETLPTAMTIALFFLSNSPLALSKLREENMQLKRQKSSSPNSSDEYAWTDYMSLQFTQNVISETLRMANIVNGIWRKAVKDVEIKGYLIPKGWCVMASLTSVHLDSNNYENPFKFDPWRWEKIGAAASNNCFTPFGGGQRLCPGLELSRLELSIFLHHLVTTYRWVAETDEIIYFPTVKMKRKLPISVEPINA from the exons ATGAACCCAAAACCGCCACGAGTCACTGCTTATGACTTGGTGGTTGGTATATATAGCCAGAGAGAGCATCACAAACAAGACATGGCATGGATGATTGTGACGGGAGTAATAATCTGCTTCATCACGAGTCTTTGTTGGTGGCTTCTCCGTGAAaataacaagaagaagaagaagaagaaggtggtgaGAAAGGGGAAGGTTCCAGAAGGGCGGTGGGGTTGGCCTATAATCGGAGAGACCCTTGATTTCATTGCCTCTGGCTACACTTCTCAACCTCAACCTCTCACCTTCTTGGAAAAGCGCAAGTCCAT GTATGGGAATGTGTTCAAGACGAGCATATTGGGAAGCAGTGTGATAGTGTCGACGGAGGTGGAGGTGAACAAGGTGGTTCTGATGAACCAAGGGAACATGTTCGTCCCTGCTTATCCCAAATCAATAAGGGAACTCATGGGGGAACACTCCATACTCCACATGAATGGCACCCTCCACAGGAAGATGCATGCACTCATCGGAGGCTTCCTCCGATCCCCGCACCTCAAGGCTCGAATCACCACTGACATTGAACGCGCTGTCAAACAATGCTTGGCCACTTGGACCTCGCACCAATCAATATACGTTCAAGATCAAGTCAAAATG ATTACGTTTAGTGTATTGGTTAAAGTTTTGATGAGCGTTGGTGCTGGTGAAGAGCTCAAGTTGTtgaagaaagaatttgaagagttCATCAAAGGGTTAATTTGCTTGCCCCTCAAGTTTCCAGGAACAAGGCTATACAAATCCTTGAag gCGAAAGAAAGGATGGTGAAGATTGTGAAGAGGATAATAGaggagaggaaaaagaagaagaaggaaaaagctaGTAATGAAGAGGAGAAGGATGTGGTGGACGTGGTGTTAGGGAATGAGTGGAATCCGGAGCTGACGTTGGAAATGATGAGCTCCAACATAATAGAGATGATGATACCTGGTGAAGAGACCCTTCCTACTGCCATGACCATcgctctcttcttcctttctaaCTCCCCTCTTGCTCTTTCCAAACTCCGA GAGGAGAACATGCAACTGAAGAGGCAGAAGAGTAGTAGTCCTAACTCTTCAGATGAATATGCATGGACTGATTACATGTCACTGCAATTTACTCAGAAT GTCATAAGTGAAACTCTTAGAATGGCCAATATTGTCAACGGCATTTGGAGAAAAGCAGTCAAAGACGTAGAAATTAAAG GGTACTTAATTCCTAAGGGATGGTGTGTTATGGCATCACTTACCTCTGTTCACTTAGACTCCAACAACTATGAAAACCCCTTTAAGTTTGATCCATGGAGATGGGAG AAAATTGGAGCTGCGGCTAGTAACAACTGTTTTACCCCATTTGGCGGTGGACAGAGATTATGCCCTGGGTTAGAACTCTCTAGGCTAGAGCTTTCTATTTTCCTTCACCATCTTGTCACTACTTACAG ATGGGTAGCTGAGACAGATGAAATAATATACTTTCCAACCGTCAAGATGAAAAGAAAGCTGCCAATTAGTGTAGAACCCATTAATGCATGA
- the LOC112800771 gene encoding CDK5RAP1-like protein — translation MASLLTFSSIMNQPFKLHRPRFTLTIFNFHRHSSFTTSSPRPLPLSTFKISVTSSSRSFSRSNKLEGPTPSLPHFLPQATLTFSQPQPLVVPDNEAPSKGRIYHETYGCQMNVNDMEIVLSIMNNAGYGEIVSVPESAEIIFINTCAIRDNAEQKVWQRLNYFWFLKRHWKSNVATGRSQSLRPPKVVVLGCMAERLKEKILDADKMVDVVCGPDAYRDLPRLLEEVDYGQKGINTLLSLEETYADINPVRISKNSISAFVSVMRGCNNMCSFCIVPFTRGRERSRPVDSIVKEVAELWKEGVKEVTLLGQNVNSYNDASGIEKEVEPGSNWKFSDGFSSISKVKKMGLRFSDLLDRLSLEFPEMRFRFTSPHPKDFPDELLYLMRERHNICKLIHLPAQTGSSTVLERMRRGYTREAYLELVYKIRSIIPDVALSSDFICGFCGETEEEHLDTLSLVKAVGYDMAFMFAYSMREKTHAHRNYVDDVPEETKQRRLTELIEVFRESTGKCFDSQVGTVQLVLVEGPNKRAPDTELMGKSDKGHRVLFVNVPIPDREDVKTRRNPVVGDYVEVRISRSTRASLFGEALAITKLSSFYNNLEKEAVACSV, via the exons ATGGCGTCTTTACTTACATTTTCATCCATAATGAACCAACCTTTTAAGCTTCATCGTCCTCGTTTTACTCTCACAATCTTcaacttccaccgccattcttcTTTCACCACCTCATCACCACGCCCACTCCCACTTTCTACTTTCAAGATCAGCGTCACAAGCTCTTCGAGAAGCTTCTCTCGTTCCAACAAATTAGAGGGTCCCACTCCCTCACTCCCTCACTTCCTACCTCAAGCTACCCTTACCTTTTCCCAACCTCAACCCCT TGTTGTACCAGACAATGAAGCTCCTTCGAAAGGTCGTATATACCATGAGACCTATGGATGTCAGATGAATGTTAATGATATGGAGATTGTCCTCTCCATCATGAACAATGCCGGCTATGGCGAAATAGTGAGTGTTCCTGAGAGTGCTGAAATAATATTCATTAATACTTGTGCCATTAGAGATAATGCTGAGCAGAAAGTGTGGCAGAGGCTTAACTATTTTTGGTTTCTTAAGAGGCATTGGAAGAGCAATGTTGCCACCGGAAGGTCGCAGTCCTTGCGCCCTCCGAAAGTGGTTGTTTTGGGATGTATGGCCGAGAGGTTGAAGGAAAAGATACTTGATGCAGACAAAATGGTTGATGTGGTCTGCGGTCCTGATGCTTATAGGGATTTGCCGCGGTTGCTGGAGGAGGTTGACTATGGCCAGAAGGGGATCAATACTCTTCTTTCCCTTGAGGAGACGTATGCCGATATTAATCCAGTTCGGATATCCAAGAACTCGATTAGTGCTTTTGTCTCTGTGATGAGGGGTTGCAACAATATGTGTTCATTCTGTATTGTGCCATTCACAAGAGGCAGAGAGCGATCGCGCCCTGTGGATTCCATTGTGAAAGAGGTGGCAGAGCTCTGGAAAGAAGGCGTGAAAGAAGTAACACTTCTGGGGCAGAATGTGAACAGCTATAATGATGCATCCGGCATTGAGAAAGAGGTTGAACCAGGCTCCAACTGGAAATTTAGTGATGGGTTTTCCAGCATTTCTAAGGTGAAAAAAATGGGTTTAAGATTTTCTGATCTGTTGGACCGACTCTCCTTGGAATTTCCTGAGATGCGATTCAGATTCACTTCTCCACACCCTAAAGATTTTCCGGATGAATTGCTTTATCTTATGCGAGAAAGACATAATATATGCAAACTGATACATTTACCAGCACAAACTGGAAGTAGTACAGTTCTTGAGAGGATGAGACGAGGATATACTCGAGAAGCTTATTTGGAGCTTGTATATAAAATTCGCAGCATTATTCCAGATGTGGCCTTGAGCAGTGATTTCATCTGTG GATTCTGTGGGGAAACAGAGGAGGAACATTTAGACACATTGAGTCTCGTAAAAGCTGTTGGTTATGATATGGCATTCATGTTTGCTTACAGCATGAGGGAGAAAACTCATGCCCACCGAAATTATGTCGATGATGTTCCTGAGGAAACAAAGCAGAGGAGGCTAACTGAACTCATTGAGGTTTTTCGTGAGAGCACGGGCAAATGCTTCGACTCTCAGGTTGGAACCGTGCAGCTTGTGTTGGTTGAAGGACCTAACAAGAGAGCTCCGGATACCGAGCTTATGGGCAAGAGCGACAAGGGCCACAGGGTTTTGTTTGTCAATGTGCCAATACCAGACAGGGAAGATGTTAAGACCCGGCGAAATCCTGTGGTTGGCGACTATGTTGAGGTGCGCATATCAAGATCTACTAGAGCATCACTCTTTGGTGAAGCGCTTGCTATCACCAAGTTGAGTTCATTTTACAATAATCTGGAAAAAGAAGCTGTTGCCTGCAGTGTATAG